In the genome of Bubalus kerabau isolate K-KA32 ecotype Philippines breed swamp buffalo chromosome 8, PCC_UOA_SB_1v2, whole genome shotgun sequence, one region contains:
- the NXPH1 gene encoding neurexophilin-1 has protein sequence MQVRRPGMVTCANLTNGGKSELLKSGGSKSTLKHIWTESSKDLSISRLLSQTFRGKENDTDLDLRYDTPEPYSEQDLWDWLRNSTDLQEPRPRAKRRPIVKTGKFKKMFGWGDFHSNIKTVKLNLLITGKIVDHGNGTFSVYFRHNSTGQGNVSVSLVPPTKIVEFDLAQQTVIDAKDSKSFNCRIEYEKVDKATKNTLCNYDPSKTCYQEQTQSHVSWLCSKPFKVICIYISFYSTDYKLVQKVCPDYNYHSDTPYFPSG, from the coding sequence GTCACATGTGCCAACTTAACAAACGGTGGGAAGTCAGAACTTCTAAAATCAGGAGGCAGCAAATCCACACTAAAGCACATATGGACAGAAAGCAGCAAAGACTTGTCTATCAGCCGACTCCTGTCACAGACTTTTCGTGGCAAAGAAAATGATACAGATTTAGACCTGCGATATGACACCCCAGAACCttattctgagcaagacctctgGGACTGGTTGAGGAACTCCACAGACCTTCAAGAGCCCCGGCCCAGGGCCAAGCGAAGGCCCATTGTTAAGACGGGCAAGTTTAAGAAAATGTTTGGATGGGGTGATTTTCATTCCAACATCAAAACAGTGAAACTAAACCTGCTGATAACTGGGAAAATTGTCGATCACGGCAATGGGACGTTTAGCGTTTATTTCAGGCACAATTCCACTGGTCAAGGGAATGTATCTGTCAGCCTGGTACCCCCTACGAAAATAGTGGAATTCGACTTGGCACAACAAACCGTGATTGATGCCAAAGATTCCAAGTCCTTTAACTGCCGCATTGAGTACGAAAAGGTTGACAAGGCTACCAAGAACACACTCTGCAACTATGACCCTTCAAAAACCTGTTACCAGGAGCAGACGCAAAGTCACGTGTCCTGGCTCTGCTCCAAGCCCTTTAAGGTGATCTGTATTTACATTTCCTTTTATAGTACAGATTATAAACTAGTACAGAAAGTGTGCCCCGACTACAACTACCACAGCGACACACCTTACTTCCCCTCCGGATGA